The following are encoded in a window of Novosphingobium sp. ZN18A2 genomic DNA:
- a CDS encoding BamA/TamA family outer membrane protein produces MACPAGMGVIATTSRLAALLSALSLAVSPVALHAQDRKTDKALEALIPDSALDDPQAWARDTDAAKQPAPEPDQAEKAVDPSEPMPDLPGMTLTWPVENDIPKAERLTPDPDIAESRKAAGEAVDGLADANGDNGGDNGESMIADAYIVDAGPQVQLAFPREDAAFPQRDELASRFEALSSLRQLDTNDDNLAQLARRAKSDAELLDRLMRYYGYYGATVYQTVQRPERQAQGQSQANQTSGDDKANGNTNGGGKPGTSSTGNANGQRRGRRDAENAVVRFDIVPGPQYTVGKIALGDLEQTGDDYTKLRDAFGLKTGDPLETQTILNDASALDTALGESGYAFAHVGAPELLIDHKPQTGDVSVPVENKGKFQFGQVVSALPRFLSSHHLQLIARFHPGDIYKRSDVTDLRQAILATGLVSSVTVKPKKVAEPTGAGPGTVDLDVTMTKAPPRTIAGQIGYSTGQGFRVAGSWENRNLFPPEGMLRVRGVAGTDEQLAGVTFRRNNFLRRDQVLNADLYAQTVLTNAYRASTLSLTTSIERQQSLIFQKPFVWSTGIQLLATRETDAPDANGNVRRRTYYIAALPSQIAFDYSNDLLNPTDGYRLSLRASPEYSKTDGITSQYVKAQFDGSIYKPVAGDRVVLAGRVRLGSIVGTNTDYIAPSRRFYAGGAGSVRGYGYQKVGPRDSQGDPTGGTSLTEFSLEARVKTGLVGGAVSVVPFLDAGTVGTGQWPTLKGMKYGAGVGIRYMTNFGPIRIDVGTPLNPEPGDSRIGVYVALGQAF; encoded by the coding sequence ATGGCGTGCCCGGCGGGCATGGGCGTTATCGCCACGACTAGCCGCCTTGCGGCTTTACTCTCAGCACTGTCCCTCGCCGTTTCGCCGGTCGCGCTCCACGCGCAGGACCGCAAGACGGACAAGGCGCTTGAGGCACTGATCCCCGATTCGGCGCTTGACGATCCGCAGGCGTGGGCGCGCGATACGGACGCGGCAAAGCAGCCCGCGCCAGAACCGGACCAGGCGGAAAAGGCGGTCGATCCGTCCGAACCCATGCCGGACCTGCCGGGCATGACGCTGACCTGGCCGGTGGAAAACGATATTCCCAAGGCCGAACGCCTGACGCCCGATCCCGACATCGCCGAGTCGCGCAAGGCGGCGGGCGAAGCGGTGGACGGGCTTGCCGATGCGAATGGCGATAACGGGGGCGACAATGGCGAATCGATGATTGCCGACGCCTACATCGTCGATGCCGGCCCGCAGGTGCAACTTGCCTTCCCGCGCGAGGACGCGGCCTTCCCCCAGCGTGACGAGCTGGCCAGCCGGTTCGAGGCGCTTTCCAGCCTGCGCCAGCTGGATACCAACGACGACAACCTGGCCCAGCTGGCCCGGCGGGCGAAATCGGATGCCGAGCTGCTCGACCGGCTGATGCGCTATTACGGATATTACGGCGCAACCGTGTACCAGACCGTGCAGCGCCCCGAACGGCAGGCGCAGGGCCAGTCGCAGGCGAACCAGACGTCGGGTGACGATAAGGCGAACGGCAATACCAACGGTGGCGGTAAGCCCGGCACAAGTTCGACCGGAAACGCCAACGGGCAAAGGCGCGGGCGGCGCGACGCGGAAAACGCGGTCGTGCGTTTCGATATCGTCCCGGGACCGCAATACACGGTCGGCAAGATCGCGCTGGGCGATCTTGAGCAGACGGGCGACGACTATACGAAGCTGCGTGATGCGTTCGGCCTGAAGACCGGCGATCCGCTGGAAACGCAGACCATCCTCAACGATGCATCCGCGCTCGATACCGCGCTGGGCGAAAGCGGCTATGCCTTCGCGCACGTCGGCGCGCCCGAACTGCTGATAGACCACAAGCCCCAGACCGGCGACGTGTCCGTGCCTGTCGAGAACAAGGGCAAGTTCCAGTTCGGGCAGGTGGTCAGCGCGCTGCCCAGGTTCCTGTCTTCGCATCACTTGCAACTGATCGCGCGGTTCCATCCGGGCGATATCTACAAACGCTCCGACGTAACCGACCTGCGCCAGGCGATCCTTGCCACCGGCCTTGTCTCTTCCGTCACCGTCAAGCCGAAGAAGGTTGCCGAACCGACCGGCGCCGGGCCGGGAACGGTGGACCTGGACGTTACCATGACCAAGGCGCCGCCGCGCACTATCGCGGGCCAGATCGGCTATTCCACCGGCCAGGGCTTCCGCGTCGCGGGAAGCTGGGAAAACCGCAACCTGTTCCCGCCCGAAGGGATGCTGCGCGTGCGCGGTGTGGCGGGTACGGACGAGCAGCTTGCGGGCGTGACCTTCCGCCGCAACAATTTCCTGCGCCGCGACCAGGTGCTGAATGCCGATCTTTATGCGCAGACGGTGCTGACCAATGCCTATCGCGCCAGCACGCTTTCGCTGACAACGTCGATAGAGCGGCAACAATCGCTGATCTTCCAGAAGCCGTTCGTCTGGTCGACCGGGATACAGCTTCTGGCCACGCGTGAAACCGATGCGCCCGATGCCAATGGCAATGTCCGGCGCAGGACCTATTACATCGCCGCGCTGCCGTCCCAGATCGCGTTCGATTACAGTAACGACCTGCTCAACCCCACCGATGGCTATCGCCTGTCGCTGCGCGCCTCGCCCGAATATTCGAAGACGGACGGCATCACGTCGCAATATGTGAAGGCGCAGTTCGATGGCAGCATATACAAGCCGGTCGCGGGTGACAGGGTGGTGCTGGCGGGCCGCGTAAGGCTGGGCAGCATCGTCGGGACAAACACCGATTACATCGCACCGTCGCGGCGGTTCTATGCGGGCGGCGCGGGATCGGTGCGCGGTTACGGTTACCAGAAGGTCGGCCCGCGCGATTCGCAGGGCGATCCCACCGGCGGCACCTCGCTTACCGAATTCAGCCTGGAAGCGCGTGTGAAGACCGGCCTTGTCGGCGGCGCGGTCAGCGTTGTGCCGTTCCTCGATGCCGGCACGGTCGGCACCGGGCAGTGGCCAACGCTGAAGGGCATGAAATACGGTGCTGGCGTCGGCATCCGCTATATGACCAACTTCGGCCCGATCCGCATCGACGTGGGCACGCCGCTCAATCCCGAACCGGGTGACAGCCGCATCGGCGTTTACGTGGCGCTGGGGCAGGCGTTCTGA
- a CDS encoding translocation/assembly module TamB domain-containing protein: MAGQDDIPGGADDAPETTPAEAVLPAKLRPHWSRRVGRAIMMVAGGIALLVAATLFLLDTSLGHRFVVDRIAALAPANGLRIKIGRVEGSLYGASTLRDIVISDPKGPFLTIPQAELDWRPLAWLNRGLDVRSLVAHRGHLLRTPALNPSTNPNAKILPNFDIHVGTLVLDDFSVARGVMGERRRVDLTARADIRGGHAIADVNSRLGGKDRFVLHLDSEPDKGKFDLALDYNAPKGGLLASLAGADSAISALVRGKGSWNDWKGFAYARQDGRELAALRLDNRSGNYLLAGQVHPYGLLTGTARAATGKTVSLVWRGTFASEVFAGHTFVQGDAFRASTSGKLDLARNRAKDFSVNAVLTRPAQVLSSPGLSGVRLTAKANGAFDDISIEHTLSVARLKAGSFEAEGLRQQGVLSRGGDAWSLPLNLTARRIVAGNAELDRRLSGGKITGTVTLKGNELHSQRIAADFNGLAARMTLRGNVAKGGYALAGPVTARGFALPNLGAVNADAMVLFSVGARQPWALGASVNGSMPRIDNATLANLTGGNVRFHSKLSLGGGLPILFRDTRLSSKKLNLAINGKRLANGRTTLNGKGGSADYGPFTVEAAMDAKGPNAVLVFASPLPAAGLKDVRVALSPITDGFRIEAKGGSALGPFDGTLGLFSPKGGPTRLDIQQLKVWKTGVTGSLVLGDGGASGQLALSGGGLDGTIALAPQDSGQSVKAKIRADHASFAGPTPLSIGEADIDVDGLFAKGKSTVDATIHAVGVGSGQLFIGRLAANAKLENGSGLVTASIAGRRGSRFELQGQANIAPGKIVALAQGHFAGRRIRMPRRAVITHGDSGWTLSPTQVSYGRGIAIAQGHFGGGLTDVKLQLARMPLSIADIAVADLGLSGNASGIVTYRDDGTGEPTGDARLMVKRLTRSGLVFTSRPINLALVARLDPSSLQAKAVVDEDGTTRGRVQMVVSGMPAGTGLMARLRAGRLAAKARYKGPADALWRLAAVEVFDMTGTVSATADVSGTIDEPEFRGNVASTDLEVQSALTGTDLSGVQLSGTFNGARLSLARFAGKTPNGGSVSGSGTVDLSDLLTKGAKLDLRIAAANAQLLKRDGLGATVSGPLRIVSDGTNAGGTIAGRLRIERANWALGQAAGAEAVPELKTTEVNRPADIAPPRAASGTWHYMIDASAPDQVDVRGLGLTSDWSADVKLRGTTAEPRITGQADLVRGDYQFAGKTFELTKGRIRFFGASPPDPQLDIVATGDANGVTATINITGSALKPVISFSSTPALPEDELLSRLLFGTSITNISAPEAVQLAAALASLRGGGGLDPINKLRSAIGLDRLRIVGADPTINRGTAIAVGKYIGQKFYVELVTDGQGYSATSVEFRFTRWLSLLSTLSTIGDNSVNVKASKDY, from the coding sequence ATGGCTGGGCAGGACGATATCCCCGGCGGCGCGGACGACGCGCCCGAAACCACCCCGGCAGAGGCGGTGCTGCCGGCGAAGCTGCGCCCGCACTGGTCGCGCCGGGTGGGCCGCGCGATCATGATGGTCGCCGGCGGAATCGCGCTGCTGGTCGCGGCGACGCTGTTCCTGCTCGATACCTCGCTCGGCCACCGTTTCGTGGTGGACCGCATCGCGGCGCTGGCGCCCGCCAACGGACTGCGGATCAAGATCGGCCGCGTCGAAGGGTCGCTCTATGGCGCATCCACGCTTCGCGACATCGTGATCAGCGATCCCAAGGGGCCGTTCCTCACCATCCCGCAGGCAGAGCTGGACTGGCGGCCGCTCGCCTGGCTCAATCGCGGGCTGGACGTGCGCAGCCTCGTCGCCCACCGCGGCCACCTGTTGCGCACCCCCGCGCTCAACCCCAGCACCAATCCGAACGCCAAGATCCTTCCCAATTTCGACATCCACGTCGGCACGCTGGTGCTCGACGATTTTTCCGTCGCCCGGGGCGTGATGGGAGAGCGGCGGCGCGTTGACCTTACCGCGCGCGCCGACATTCGCGGTGGCCACGCCATTGCCGACGTGAACAGCCGGCTTGGCGGCAAGGATCGCTTTGTCCTCCACCTCGATTCAGAGCCGGACAAGGGCAAGTTCGATCTCGCGCTGGATTACAACGCGCCCAAGGGCGGCTTGCTGGCCTCGCTTGCCGGGGCAGACAGCGCGATCTCCGCGCTGGTGCGCGGCAAGGGCAGTTGGAACGACTGGAAGGGCTTTGCCTATGCACGGCAGGACGGCAGGGAACTGGCCGCGCTGCGGCTGGACAACCGGTCGGGCAACTACCTGCTGGCGGGGCAGGTCCATCCCTACGGGCTGCTGACCGGGACTGCGCGCGCGGCGACGGGCAAGACGGTGTCGCTGGTCTGGCGCGGAACATTCGCGAGCGAGGTTTTTGCAGGGCATACATTCGTGCAGGGCGACGCGTTCCGCGCGAGCACGTCCGGCAAGCTGGACCTTGCAAGGAACCGCGCGAAGGATTTCTCCGTCAACGCGGTGCTGACCCGGCCCGCGCAGGTGCTGTCCTCGCCCGGCCTTTCCGGCGTGCGCCTGACGGCGAAGGCGAACGGCGCGTTTGACGACATTTCCATCGAACACACGCTTTCGGTCGCGCGGCTGAAGGCCGGGTCGTTCGAAGCGGAAGGGCTGCGCCAGCAAGGCGTCCTGTCGCGCGGCGGCGATGCATGGTCGTTGCCGCTCAACCTCACGGCGCGGCGCATCGTGGCGGGCAATGCCGAACTGGACCGGCGGCTTTCCGGCGGGAAGATCACGGGCACCGTCACGCTGAAGGGTAACGAGCTGCATTCGCAGCGCATCGCTGCCGACTTCAACGGGCTGGCCGCAAGGATGACGCTGCGCGGCAACGTGGCGAAGGGGGGCTATGCGCTTGCCGGGCCGGTAACCGCGCGCGGCTTTGCCTTGCCCAACCTCGGCGCGGTGAATGCCGATGCGATGGTGCTGTTCAGCGTGGGCGCGAGGCAGCCGTGGGCGCTTGGGGCAAGCGTCAACGGGTCCATGCCGCGGATCGATAACGCCACACTGGCCAACCTGACCGGCGGCAACGTGCGCTTCCACAGCAAGCTGAGCCTTGGCGGCGGGTTGCCGATCCTGTTCCGCGATACGCGCCTGTCTTCGAAGAAACTCAACCTTGCGATCAACGGAAAGCGGCTGGCGAACGGGCGCACAACCTTGAACGGCAAGGGCGGCAGTGCCGATTACGGTCCGTTCACGGTCGAAGCCGCGATGGACGCCAAGGGGCCGAACGCGGTGCTGGTCTTCGCCAGCCCGTTGCCCGCCGCGGGCCTGAAAGACGTGCGCGTTGCCCTTTCGCCCATAACCGACGGGTTCAGGATCGAAGCGAAGGGCGGATCGGCGCTTGGTCCGTTCGATGGAACGCTGGGCCTGTTTTCGCCGAAAGGCGGGCCGACCCGGCTGGATATCCAGCAGCTGAAAGTCTGGAAAACCGGCGTTACCGGCAGTCTGGTGCTGGGCGATGGCGGGGCGAGCGGCCAGCTGGCGCTTTCGGGCGGCGGGCTGGACGGCACGATCGCGCTTGCGCCGCAAGACAGCGGGCAGTCGGTCAAGGCGAAGATCAGGGCCGACCATGCCAGCTTCGCAGGGCCGACGCCGCTTTCCATCGGAGAGGCGGACATCGATGTGGACGGGCTTTTCGCCAAGGGCAAAAGCACCGTAGATGCAACCATCCACGCCGTCGGCGTGGGCAGCGGGCAGCTTTTCATCGGCCGCCTTGCCGCCAACGCGAAACTGGAAAACGGGTCCGGCCTGGTCACGGCTTCCATCGCCGGCCGGCGCGGCAGCCGGTTCGAACTGCAAGGGCAGGCGAATATCGCGCCCGGAAAGATCGTTGCGCTGGCGCAGGGCCATTTCGCGGGGCGCCGCATAAGGATGCCGCGCCGCGCGGTCATCACGCACGGAGACAGTGGCTGGACCCTTTCGCCCACGCAGGTGAGCTATGGCCGCGGCATCGCGATCGCGCAGGGGCATTTCGGCGGCGGGTTGACCGACGTGAAGCTCCAGCTTGCGCGGATGCCGCTTTCGATTGCCGATATCGCCGTTGCCGACCTGGGGCTGAGCGGCAATGCATCGGGCATCGTGACCTATCGCGACGACGGGACGGGAGAGCCGACCGGCGATGCCAGGCTGATGGTCAAGCGGCTGACGCGTTCGGGCCTTGTGTTCACCTCGCGTCCGATAAACCTGGCACTGGTGGCGCGGCTCGACCCGTCCAGCCTTCAGGCCAAGGCGGTGGTGGATGAAGACGGCACGACGCGCGGCCGCGTGCAGATGGTGGTTTCGGGTATGCCGGCGGGCACCGGCCTGATGGCCCGGCTGCGTGCCGGACGCCTTGCCGCGAAGGCGCGCTACAAGGGGCCGGCGGACGCGCTTTGGCGGCTCGCCGCGGTTGAAGTGTTCGACATGACAGGCACCGTTTCCGCCACCGCAGACGTTTCAGGCACGATCGACGAGCCGGAATTTCGCGGGAACGTCGCCAGCACGGACCTTGAAGTGCAAAGCGCGCTGACCGGCACCGATCTTTCCGGCGTGCAACTGAGCGGCACCTTCAACGGTGCGCGTCTTTCGCTGGCGCGCTTCGCGGGCAAGACGCCGAATGGCGGCAGCGTTTCGGGCAGCGGCACGGTGGACCTGTCGGACCTGCTGACCAAGGGCGCGAAGCTGGACTTGCGGATTGCCGCGGCGAACGCGCAATTGCTGAAGCGTGACGGGCTGGGCGCAACCGTTTCCGGCCCGCTGCGCATCGTCAGCGACGGCACCAACGCGGGCGGAACAATCGCCGGGCGCCTGCGCATAGAACGGGCCAACTGGGCGCTTGGACAGGCGGCGGGGGCCGAAGCCGTTCCCGAATTGAAGACCACGGAAGTCAACCGCCCCGCCGATATCGCGCCGCCGCGCGCCGCGTCGGGCACGTGGCACTACATGATTGACGCTTCGGCGCCGGACCAGGTGGACGTGCGCGGGCTGGGCCTTACCAGCGACTGGAGCGCGGACGTGAAGCTGCGCGGTACCACGGCCGAACCGCGCATTACCGGGCAGGCCGATCTTGTACGCGGCGATTACCAGTTCGCGGGGAAGACCTTCGAACTGACGAAGGGGCGCATCCGGTTCTTCGGCGCATCGCCGCCCGATCCGCAGCTCGATATCGTGGCGACGGGCGATGCGAACGGCGTGACCGCGACGATCAACATCACCGGCTCCGCGCTGAAACCGGTCATCTCGTTCAGTTCCACCCCGGCCCTGCCGGAAGACGAACTGCTGAGCCGCCTGTTGTTCGGAACGTCGATCACCAACATTTCCGCGCCCGAAGCGGTCCAGCTTGCCGCGGCGCTGGCATCGCTTCGCGGCGGCGGCGGGCTAGACCCGATCAACAAGCTGCGCAGCGCCATCGGGCTGGATCGCCTGCGCATCGTTGGCGCCGATCCCACGATCAATCGCGGCACCGCCATCGCAGTGGGCAAGTACATCGGCCAGAAGTTCTATGTGGAACTGGTGACGGACGGGCAGGGCTATTCCGCCACGTCGGTCGAATTCCGTTTCACCCGCTGGCTTTCGCTGCTGTCCACGCTTTCGACGATCGGCGACAACTCGGTCAACGTGAAGGCGAGCAAGGATTACTAG
- a CDS encoding arginyltransferase, which produces MTAPVRFPRFFVTSPAPCPYLPGKSERKVFTELKGAHADELNDALGRIGFRRSQTVAYRPSCIDCQACVSVRVVADAFEPSGTQRRILRRNSDLVVTACKPWSTPEQFELLQRYLSVRHPGGGMATMDEMDFADMVEHTPVKSYVIEYREPGEDGKPGKLIGACLTDQQGDGLSMIYSFYDPQHESRSGLGTFIILDHILRAERIGLPYVYLGYWVEGSARMQYKVRFRPLERLGRDGWERFAPDEQAGAIKRAAATRREDLAELEGGNKDGVPGGHGRYRHD; this is translated from the coding sequence GTGACCGCCCCGGTGCGCTTTCCCCGCTTCTTCGTGACGAGCCCGGCGCCGTGCCCGTACCTGCCGGGCAAGAGCGAGCGCAAGGTGTTTACCGAACTGAAGGGCGCGCATGCGGACGAGCTGAACGATGCGCTGGGTCGCATCGGTTTCCGCCGCAGCCAGACCGTTGCCTATCGCCCCAGTTGCATCGATTGCCAGGCCTGCGTTTCGGTGCGGGTGGTGGCCGACGCGTTTGAGCCTTCGGGCACCCAGCGCCGCATCCTGCGCCGCAATTCGGACCTTGTCGTGACCGCGTGCAAGCCGTGGTCGACACCGGAACAATTCGAGCTATTGCAGCGTTATCTTTCCGTTCGCCACCCGGGCGGCGGGATGGCCACCATGGACGAGATGGACTTCGCGGACATGGTGGAACACACGCCCGTGAAAAGCTATGTGATTGAATACAGGGAGCCGGGTGAAGATGGGAAGCCGGGCAAACTGATTGGGGCCTGCCTGACCGACCAACAGGGTGACGGCCTTTCGATGATTTACAGTTTCTATGATCCGCAACACGAGAGCCGGTCGGGACTTGGCACCTTTATCATTCTTGACCACATCCTTCGTGCCGAGCGGATCGGGCTGCCCTATGTCTATCTCGGCTATTGGGTCGAAGGGTCCGCGCGGATGCAGTACAAGGTCCGCTTCCGCCCGCTCGAACGGCTTGGCCGCGACGGATGGGAGCGCTTCGCCCCCGATGAGCAGGCAGGCGCGATCAAGCGCGCCGCCGCGACGCGCCGCGAAGACCTGGCAGAGCTTGAAGGCGGCAACAAGGATGGCGTGCCCGGCGGGCATGGGCGTTATCGCCACGACTAG
- a CDS encoding NAD(P)-dependent oxidoreductase, giving the protein MPEQPDAPAESPPHQPLSVSFIGLGVMGGPMARHIATAGHRLTIYNRSPARVEKWRAANPGLDVRVAATPAHAARDADAVVTCVGTDDDLADVVLSPNGVFSTLRPGAVFIDHTTVSARIARQIAVEARDKEVLCVDAPVTGGQAGAEAGTLSIMCGGMSRAVKAARPVMQPYAKRITHVGKSGAGQTTKMVNQICLAGTIASLAEAIRFAQAAHLDLDKVYEAVSGGAAQSWEMDNNWDTMAQDKFDFGFAVDWMRKDLGLAIDEARATGASLPTTALIDQLYAEVQALGAGREDTSALIRRLPRRGAKA; this is encoded by the coding sequence ATGCCTGAACAGCCAGATGCCCCCGCCGAATCGCCGCCGCACCAGCCGCTCAGTGTCTCTTTCATCGGCCTTGGCGTGATGGGCGGGCCGATGGCGCGCCATATCGCGACGGCGGGGCACCGGCTGACGATCTATAACCGGTCGCCCGCGCGGGTGGAAAAATGGCGCGCGGCCAACCCCGGACTGGACGTGCGCGTGGCCGCCACACCGGCCCATGCGGCGCGCGATGCGGACGCGGTCGTCACCTGCGTGGGCACGGACGACGATCTGGCCGATGTTGTGCTAAGCCCCAACGGCGTATTCTCGACGCTGCGGCCCGGTGCGGTTTTCATCGACCACACCACCGTTTCCGCGCGCATCGCACGCCAGATCGCGGTGGAAGCGCGCGACAAGGAAGTGCTGTGCGTCGATGCGCCCGTCACCGGCGGGCAGGCGGGCGCCGAAGCGGGCACGCTTTCGATCATGTGCGGCGGCATGTCGCGCGCGGTGAAGGCCGCGCGGCCGGTGATGCAGCCCTATGCCAAGCGGATCACACACGTCGGAAAGTCGGGCGCGGGACAGACCACCAAGATGGTCAACCAGATATGCCTTGCCGGAACGATCGCCAGCCTTGCCGAAGCGATCCGCTTCGCACAGGCCGCGCACCTCGATCTCGACAAGGTTTACGAAGCCGTCTCCGGCGGGGCCGCGCAAAGCTGGGAAATGGACAACAACTGGGACACGATGGCGCAGGACAAGTTCGATTTCGGTTTCGCGGTGGACTGGATGCGCAAGGATCTGGGCCTGGCGATAGACGAAGCGCGCGCGACGGGCGCAAGCCTGCCCACCACTGCGCTGATCGACCAGCTCTATGCCGAAGTGCAGGCGCTGGGCGCAGGGCGCGAGGATACGAGCGCGCTGATCCGCCGCCTTCCCCGCCGGGGAGCCAAGGCATGA
- a CDS encoding threonine ammonia-lyase, producing MENLAVQSDAQPEALLTLADVRAAAERIAGQVVRTPTMYSKTLSTITGANIWLKFENQQFTAAYKERGALNALLQLTDEQRARGVIAASAGNHAQGLSYHGTRLGTPVTIVMPRTTPTVKVMQTESVGGKVVLEGETFDEASEYARGMERQLGMTYVHPFDDPHVAAGQGTVALEMLEDAPDIDTLVVPIGGGGLLSGMGTAARGLKPDMRLIGVQAQLFPSMYSKLKHVDLPCGGDTLAEGIAVKAPGEFTSKVLANLVEDIVLVDEAALETALALLLQIEKTVVEGAGAAGLAAVMAEPELFEGRNVGIVLTGGNIDTRLLANVLLRDLARSGRLARLRLTLQDRPGALFKVMREFDAHSVNIIEIYHQRIFTHLPAKGLITDIECEARDRDQLDRLVASLRAKGYSVSQVELG from the coding sequence ATGGAAAACCTAGCCGTCCAGTCCGATGCGCAGCCCGAAGCGCTGCTGACCCTTGCCGATGTCCGTGCCGCGGCCGAGCGAATCGCCGGCCAGGTTGTCCGCACGCCGACGATGTATTCCAAGACGCTCAGCACGATTACCGGTGCGAATATCTGGCTGAAGTTCGAAAACCAGCAGTTCACCGCCGCCTACAAGGAACGCGGCGCGCTGAACGCGCTGCTCCAGCTTACGGACGAACAGCGCGCGCGCGGCGTGATCGCCGCTTCGGCCGGCAACCACGCGCAGGGGCTTTCGTACCACGGCACGCGGCTGGGAACGCCGGTGACGATCGTGATGCCGCGCACCACTCCCACGGTGAAGGTCATGCAGACCGAAAGCGTGGGCGGGAAGGTCGTGCTGGAAGGTGAGACGTTCGACGAGGCATCCGAATACGCGCGCGGAATGGAGCGCCAGCTGGGCATGACCTATGTCCACCCGTTCGACGATCCGCACGTGGCCGCCGGGCAGGGCACGGTCGCGCTGGAGATGCTGGAGGACGCGCCCGATATCGATACACTGGTCGTCCCCATCGGCGGCGGCGGCCTGCTTTCGGGCATGGGCACCGCGGCGCGCGGGCTGAAGCCCGATATGCGCCTGATCGGTGTGCAGGCGCAGCTTTTCCCGTCGATGTATTCCAAGCTCAAGCATGTGGACCTGCCCTGCGGCGGCGATACGCTGGCCGAAGGCATCGCGGTGAAGGCGCCGGGCGAGTTCACGTCGAAAGTGCTGGCCAACCTTGTCGAGGACATCGTGCTGGTTGACGAGGCGGCACTGGAAACCGCGCTGGCGCTGCTCTTGCAGATAGAAAAGACGGTTGTCGAAGGCGCGGGCGCGGCGGGGCTTGCTGCCGTGATGGCGGAACCGGAACTGTTCGAAGGGCGCAACGTCGGCATCGTGCTGACTGGCGGCAATATCGACACGCGCCTGCTTGCCAACGTGCTGCTGCGCGATCTGGCCCGGTCGGGCCGTCTCGCGCGGCTGCGGCTTACGTTGCAGGATCGCCCCGGCGCGCTGTTCAAGGTGATGCGCGAATTCGATGCGCACTCTGTGAACATCATCGAAATCTATCACCAGCGCATCTTCACGCACCTGCCGGCCAAGGGCCTGATCACCGATATCGAGTGCGAAGCGCGCGATCGCGACCAGCTTGACCGGCTGGTGGCGAGTCTGCGGGCCAAGGGTTATTCGGTCAGTCAGGTGGAACTGGGTTGA